Proteins from a genomic interval of Mycoplasmopsis columboralis:
- the glpO gene encoding type 2 glycerol-3-phosphate oxidase produces the protein MKKYDVAIIGAGIIGGSIAYELSQYDLDVVILERNPKVANETSVGNSGLIHGGFDPEPHKIEAKLNLAGNIKWHNKWLKDLGFPRVKIDSMILAFDNDKEMDHVRMLYERGLVNKLDPKDMQILTREEVLKREPNVNPEVCGALLCTSSTAIHPVEATKALIGAAKQNGTELKVNSKVTKVEYKDGLFEITINDSEKIYAKKVVNAAGHYADVIANENGFDDFKQKTRRGEYRILENYDPKLVSSVLFKVPTIHGKGVIVAPTLDGKYLVGPTAEEGVAKEDTRLVTREKYDYIGEIGTKIIPSLRLDKTMMTISGSRPIDIATDDFVIRHSQNNKNFVLAAGMQSPALASAPAIAEEVVKLLELDLKPRSNYNPKYSIDVF, from the coding sequence ATGAAAAAATATGATGTTGCAATAATAGGTGCCGGTATCATTGGTGGTTCAATTGCTTATGAACTATCACAATACGACCTTGATGTTGTAATCCTAGAAAGAAATCCAAAAGTTGCTAATGAAACTTCAGTTGGTAACTCCGGTTTAATACATGGAGGATTTGATCCTGAGCCACATAAAATTGAAGCTAAATTAAATTTAGCAGGGAATATAAAATGACACAATAAGTGACTTAAGGATTTAGGTTTTCCAAGAGTTAAAATCGATTCAATGATTTTGGCTTTTGATAATGACAAGGAAATGGATCACGTAAGAATGTTATATGAACGTGGACTTGTTAACAAACTCGATCCTAAGGACATGCAAATCTTAACACGTGAAGAAGTTCTTAAAAGAGAACCGAATGTAAATCCAGAAGTTTGTGGTGCGTTATTATGTACTTCTTCTACTGCAATTCACCCAGTTGAAGCAACCAAAGCTCTTATTGGTGCAGCCAAACAAAATGGTACTGAATTAAAGGTTAATTCAAAAGTTACCAAAGTAGAATATAAAGATGGTTTATTTGAAATCACCATTAATGATTCAGAAAAAATCTATGCTAAAAAAGTTGTTAATGCCGCTGGACATTATGCTGATGTTATCGCAAATGAAAATGGATTTGATGATTTCAAACAAAAAACTCGTAGAGGTGAATATAGAATTTTAGAAAACTATGATCCAAAATTAGTTTCATCAGTTTTATTTAAAGTTCCAACAATCCATGGTAAAGGAGTTATTGTTGCTCCTACATTAGATGGTAAATATTTAGTTGGTCCAACTGCTGAAGAAGGAGTTGCTAAAGAAGACACCAGACTTGTAACTAGAGAAAAATATGACTACATAGGTGAAATTGGTACAAAAATTATCCCAAGTTTAAGATTGGATAAAACTATGATGACCATTTCAGGGTCTAGACCAATTGATATAGCTACTGATGATTTTGTTATTAGACATTCTCAAAATAACAAAAATTTCGTTCTTGCAGCCGGAATGCAATCGCCAGCTTTAGCTTCAGCTCCAGCAATTGCTGAAGAAGTAGTTAAATTACTTGAACTCGATCTTAAACCAAGATCAAATTACAATCCTAAATATTCAATTGATGTATTTTAA